The Intestinibaculum porci DNA window TAGAGTGTAAAGATCGTTGTATATTTGAGGACTTTGATCTTGGTAACTGTATTTTTTTACATCTGCATAATGTACATGAAAGCCGGCATGCCAGCTGATAACAGTAAAGTCATCTTATAATCTAAGGCTAAGCTAGATATAAATAAGACAAAGGCGGCGACGACAAAATGCATGAGACATAAGCCGCTATTTAAGGCAAGTAAAGACGTATTGCCAGCACTCATACCAACAGCATGCATCACTTTGACATAATCATCAAGCAGTTTCATCGTTTTGGGCTCATACATTTGAATAATGAGCACCACATAAATCGTCATGATAGCGATGAAAATAAGTAACAGTTCAATGCTTTCTTGCATTCATAGCGATACAGTGTTCCCATTTAAATCCCCCTCGTAATAACTCATAAAGATCCCTTTCCCATGACCATAATCACGAGTTAAATGAGAGATTTCAATCATCTTTATCACCTTCCTGATCTTAAGTATAAATGATGCAAGATGAGTAACAAAAAAAGAGGATCGCTCCTCTTATAAGATATCACTTAAGTCTTCCACCGCTTCTAGCACGCCTAAATAAGTGCCTGCCTCATCGCGGACAGCGATATAGCGGACTAAGACAGGATGACCTTTCTTTTCGGTTTTAATAGAAACCATATCTTCGCCGTTTTTAAGCTTTGTCATAACGGTTTTCACCATTGGCAGAGCCACTGGGGGATGACATTCATACACATGATGGCCTAATGATGATAATGGTCTGGTAAATAATGGGGTTTCTTCTGACACATAACGATTGATATCCTGATCATCAATGAATGTTAATTCAACTGGCAAAGCATCTAAGATGCCTTTGACCTGTTTTAATGATAAGGTTCCCGTTGGTAAATGAATCAGCCCTTCTTCTACGCTTTCAGATGTTGATGATGTGATGGCATCTTTCCATTGGGGAATGTCTTTTAAGTAGGCATAGCCAAATCTTGGGAAATCTAATGATAAAGACTGCCATTCGGAAAGTGAGAACTGCTCATCCGCTAACGGGAATAAGATCTTTTCTTCTTTGAAAAGCATTTCCTGCATCCGTTTATGATACGCTTTTACCTGATCTAAGGTATAGTTTTTCTGTAACGCTTTATTGGTGCGGCGTAATTCGACATCGACATTCCACATCACATCTGCCGGGCCGGCAATATTGTGACGCTTTAATAATGGTAAGATCAGTTCATCTTTTTTATCAAAATGCACATGTGATAACGATAAATCTCGCAGACACTCTGGGATCGCTTCCTGATTGTTTTCAATCGCCTCGGCTAAATGGTCGAGACGTTTTTGTATTTCTTTGTTTTCATGGGTTAAGATATTTAAGGGATGACCCACAATAATCGCGCTTAAAGCACTTTTCATTTCCTGTGGCACTTCTCTTTTCAGCATTGAACGGCGTACTTCCCGTTCCGCATTTAAGATACGTTCCTTGCGGTCAGCACCATGGAATAAAGCAGAGTGCACATCACAAAGTTTCTGCACTTCTTTAACGCTCATGCCTTCATTAATCATCGCCTGTTCTGCTTCGGCAATATCAATTGCGGCAACATCACTAAAATGTTCTCTAAAATCTTTTTGTACATCTTCAAGGGCTTCGCCCTGGTTTAATCTTTCAATATAGGTTTTAAGTGAATCCATAATCAAAAACCTCCTCGTGTTCCTAAGATACAGGAAAACAAGAAGGTTCTATGTTGTCGTAGCAACATTATTTCAATTTATACGCATAAACTTCATGTATTTGATGATCATAACCCTTTTCTAAGCCTAAAACTTTGCCATCAACGACTTTCGCTCCGCGATTATAGAGCACATAAAGGTTTTGGTGCGCTATGCTTAAGCCTTCTACTTCCCCCTGATCATATACATCATCAAGAAGGCGGATTGTTTTCACTTGCCCTGCTTTTGATACTCTATAAATATGATCAGGCTGATCCTTATT harbors:
- a CDS encoding DUF438 domain-containing protein yields the protein MDSLKTYIERLNQGEALEDVQKDFREHFSDVAAIDIAEAEQAMINEGMSVKEVQKLCDVHSALFHGADRKERILNAEREVRRSMLKREVPQEMKSALSAIIVGHPLNILTHENKEIQKRLDHLAEAIENNQEAIPECLRDLSLSHVHFDKKDELILPLLKRHNIAGPADVMWNVDVELRRTNKALQKNYTLDQVKAYHKRMQEMLFKEEKILFPLADEQFSLSEWQSLSLDFPRFGYAYLKDIPQWKDAITSSTSESVEEGLIHLPTGTLSLKQVKGILDALPVELTFIDDQDINRYVSEETPLFTRPLSSLGHHVYECHPPVALPMVKTVMTKLKNGEDMVSIKTEKKGHPVLVRYIAVRDEAGTYLGVLEAVEDLSDIL